In the genome of Ralstonia pickettii DTP0602, one region contains:
- a CDS encoding (2Fe-2S)-binding protein (K16879: hmfC; 2-furoyl-CoA dehydrogenase 2Fe-2S iron sulfur subunit [EC:1.3.99.8]) — protein sequence MSKTPNGAPQGARPVMQRDERHCITLTLNGTERNGLCAPRELLSDFLRHELGATGTHVGCEHGVCGACTVRVDGVAARSCLMLAVQADGRAINTVEGLAPREGLGDLQEAFRRHHALQCGFCTAGILMSCADYLERVPEPTEAQVRDMLSGHLCRCTGYTPIVAAVLDVAASRARTRRLAAPVAEERCHA from the coding sequence ATGAGCAAGACCCCCAATGGCGCACCTCAGGGTGCGCGCCCCGTGATGCAGCGCGACGAGCGCCACTGCATCACCCTGACCCTGAACGGCACCGAACGCAACGGCCTGTGCGCCCCCCGCGAGCTGCTGTCCGACTTCCTGCGCCATGAACTCGGCGCCACCGGCACCCACGTCGGCTGTGAGCACGGCGTCTGCGGCGCGTGTACGGTGCGTGTGGACGGCGTGGCTGCGCGTTCCTGCCTGATGCTGGCAGTGCAGGCCGATGGCCGCGCCATCAATACCGTCGAAGGCCTGGCCCCGCGCGAAGGCCTGGGCGACCTGCAGGAAGCCTTCCGCCGCCACCATGCGCTGCAGTGCGGCTTCTGCACGGCTGGCATCCTGATGTCGTGCGCGGACTACCTGGAGCGGGTGCCCGAGCCGACCGAGGCGCAGGTGCGCGACATGCTGTCCGGCCACCTGTGCCGCTGCACGGGCTACACGCCGATCGTCGCTGCCGTGCTCGACGTGGCTGCCAGCCGCGCGCGGACGCGCCGGCTCGCCGCCCCGGTTGCCGAGGAGCGCTGCCATGCTTGA
- a CDS encoding carbon monoxide dehydrogenase (K16878: hmfB; 2-furoyl-CoA dehydrogenase FAD binding subunit [EC:1.3.99.8]), with amino-acid sequence MKPAAFDYLRAESAQHALEALARAGEDARVLAGGQSLMAVLNMRLAQPQLLVDISRTRDLDTVRMEGGHLVVGAAATQGSVEWRPSLADEVPLLALAFPHISHFQIRNRGTVCGSIAHADPSAELPLVLTALSGEVVLRSLRRRRVLPAAEFFRGMLMTAREPDELVEAVRFPLSRPGARYGFTEFSARHGDFALVACAAIVTDDAIALAVGGVADRPVLETWPRLKGKALAEAINDYSWKLGAQDDAHVSAQYRRHLVRQLGMRAIEEAR; translated from the coding sequence TTGAAACCCGCCGCCTTTGACTACCTGCGCGCCGAATCCGCGCAGCATGCGCTGGAAGCGCTGGCCCGTGCCGGCGAGGATGCCCGCGTGCTGGCCGGCGGCCAGTCGCTGATGGCCGTGCTGAACATGCGGCTCGCGCAGCCGCAATTGCTGGTCGACATCTCGCGCACCCGTGACCTGGATACCGTGCGCATGGAAGGCGGCCATCTGGTGGTGGGCGCCGCCGCCACGCAGGGCAGTGTGGAATGGCGCCCGTCATTGGCCGACGAGGTGCCGCTGCTCGCGCTCGCCTTCCCGCACATCTCGCATTTCCAGATCCGCAACCGCGGCACCGTGTGCGGCTCCATCGCCCACGCCGACCCCAGCGCCGAGCTGCCGCTGGTGCTGACCGCGCTCAGCGGCGAGGTGGTGCTGCGCTCGCTGCGCCGCCGCCGCGTGCTGCCGGCCGCCGAATTCTTCCGCGGCATGCTGATGACGGCGCGCGAGCCCGACGAGCTGGTGGAAGCTGTGCGCTTCCCCCTGAGCCGGCCCGGCGCGCGCTACGGCTTTACGGAGTTCTCCGCCCGCCATGGCGACTTCGCGCTGGTGGCCTGCGCCGCCATCGTCACGGACGACGCCATTGCGCTGGCCGTGGGCGGCGTGGCCGACCGGCCGGTGCTGGAGACCTGGCCACGCCTGAAGGGCAAGGCGCTGGCCGAGGCGATCAACGATTACAGCTGGAAGCTGGGCGCGCAGGACGACGCCCATGTCAGCGCGCAGTACCGCCGCCACCTGGTGCGGCAACTGGGCATGCGCGCAATCGAGGAGGCAAGATGA